The following proteins are co-located in the Castor canadensis chromosome 5, mCasCan1.hap1v2, whole genome shotgun sequence genome:
- the Ap2m1 gene encoding AP-2 complex subunit mu — protein sequence MIGGLFIYNHKGEVLISRVYRDDIGRNAVDAFRVNVIHARQQVRSPVTNIARTSFFHVKRSNIWLAAVTKQNVNAAMVFEFLYKMCDVMAAYFGKISEENIKNNFVLIYELLDEILDFGYPQNSETGALKTFITQQGIKSQTKEEQSQITSQVTGQIGWRREGIKYRRNELFLDVLESVNLLMSPQGQVLSAHVSGRVVMKSYLSGMPECKFGMNDKIVIEKQGKGTADETSKSGKQSIAIDDCTFHQCVRLSKFDSERSISFIPPDGEFELMRYRTTKDIILPFRVIPLVREVGRTKLEVKVVIKSNFKPSLLAQKIEVRIPTPLNTSGVQVICMKGKAKYKASENAIVWKIKRMAGMKESQISAEIELLPTNDKKKWARPPISMNFEVPFAPSGLKVRYLKVFEPKLNYSDHDVIKWVRYIGRSGIYETRC from the exons ATGATTGGAGGCTTATTCATCTATAATCACAAAGGGGAGGTGCTCATCTCCCGGGTCTACCGAGATGACATTGG GAGGAATGCAGTGGATGCCTTCCGAGTCAATGTTATCCATGCACGGCAGCAGGTGCGCAGCCCTGTCACCAACATCGCTCGTACCAGCTTCTTCCATGTTAAGCGGTCTAACATCTGGCTGGCAGCTGTCACCAAGCAGAATGTCAATGCTGCCATGGTCTTCGAATTCCTCTATAAGATGTGTGACGTAATGGCTGCCTATTTTGGCAAGATCAGCGAGGAAAACATCAAGAATAATTTTGTGCTCATATACGAGCTGCTGGATG AGATCCTGGACTTTGGCTACCCACAGAACTCAGAGACAGGCGCACTGAAAACCTTCATTACCCAGCAGGGCATCAAGAGTCAG ACAAAGGAAGAACAATCCCAGATTACCAGCCAGGTGACTGGGCAAATAGGCTGGCGGCGAGAGGGCATCAAGTATCGCCGGAATGAACTCTTCCTGGATGTGCTGGAGAGTGTAAACCTGCTCATGTCCCCACAGG GGCAGGTGCTGAGCGCCCATGTGTCAGGCCGGGTGGTAATGAAGAGCTACTTGAGTGGCATGCCTGAGTGCAAATTTGGAATGAATGACAAGATTGTCATCGAAAAGCAGGGCAAAGGCACAGCTGATGAAACAAGCAAGAG TGGGAAGCAATCAATTGCCATTGATGACTGCACATTCCACCAGTGTGTTCGACTTAGCAAATTTGACTCTGAACGCAGCATCAGCTTCATCCCACCAGATGGAGAATTTGAGCTCATGAG GTATCGTACCACCAAGGACATCATCCTTCCTTTCCGGGTGATCCCACTTGTACGGGAAGTGGGACGCACCAAACTGGAGGTCAAGGTGGTCATCAAGTCCAACTTCAAGCCCTCACTGTTGGCCCAGAAGATTGAG GTGAGGATCCCAACCCCTCTGAACACAAGCGGGGTGCAGGTGATCTGCATGAAGGGGAAGGCCAAATACAAGGCTAGCGAGAACGCCATTGTGTGGAA GATCAAGCGTATGGCAGGCATGAAGGAATCACAGATTAGCGCAGAGATTGAGCTTCTGCCAACCAACGACAAGAAGAAGTGGGCTCGACCTCCCATTTCCATGAACTTTGAG GTGCCATTCGCGCCCTCTGGCCTCAAGGTGCGCTACTTGAAGGTGTTTGAACCGAAGCTGAACTACAGTGACCATGATGTCATCAAATGGGTGCGCTACATTGGCCGCAGCGGCATTTATGAAACCCGATGTTAG
- the Dvl3 gene encoding segment polarity protein dishevelled homolog DVL-3 produces MGETKIIYHLDGQETPYLVKLPLPAERVTLADFKGVLQRPSYKFFFKSMDDDFGVVKEEISDDNAKLPCFNGRVVSWLVSAEGSHSEPAPFCADNPSELPPPMERTGGIGDSRPPSFHPHAGGGSQENLDNDTETDSLVSAQRERPRRRDGPEHATRLNGTTKGERRREPGGYDSSSTLMSSELETTSFFDSDEDDSTSRFSSSTEQSSASRLMRRHKRRRRKQKVSRIERSSSFSSITDSTMSLNIITVTLNMEKYNFLGISIVGQSNERGDGGIYIGSIMKGGAVAADGRIEPGDMLLQVNEINFENMSNDDAVRVLREIVHKPGPITLTVAKCWDPSPRGCFTLPRSEPIRPIDPAAWVSHTAAMTGTFPAYGMSPSLSTITSTSSSITSSIPDTERLDDFHLSIHSDMAAIVKAMASPESGLEVRDRMWLKITIPNAFIGSDVVDWLYHNVEGFTDRREARKYASNLLKAGFIRHTVNKITFSEQCYYIFGDLCGNMANLSLHDHDGSSGASDQDTLAPLPHPGAAPWPMAFPYQYPPPPHPYNPHPGFPELGYSYGGGSASSQHSEGSRSSGSNRSGSDRRKEKDPKAGDNKSGGSGSESDHTTRSSLRGPRERAPSERSGPTASEHSHRSHHSLTSSLRSHHTHPSYGPPGVPPLYGPSMLMMPPPPAAMGPPGAPPGRDLASVPPELTASRQSFRMAMGNPTKNFGLFDFL; encoded by the exons ATGGGGGAGACCAAGATCATCTACCACCTGGACGGGCAGGAGACGCCGTATCTGGTGAAGCTGCCCCTGCCCGCCGAGCGCGTCACCTTGGCGGACTTTAAGGGCGTTCTGCAGCGACCCAGCTACAAGTTCTTCTTCAAGTCTATGGACGACGATTTCGG AGTGGTGAAGGAGGAGATCTCGGACGACAATGCCAAGTTACCATGCTTCAATGGCCGGGTGGTGTCTTGG cTTGTGTCAGCTGAGGGCTCACACTCAGAGCCAGCCCCCTTCTGTGCTGATAACCCATCTGAGCTACCACCACCTATGGAGCGCACAGGAGGCATCGGGGACTCCCGACCCCCATCTTTCCA CCCTCATGCTGGTGGGGGCAGCCAGGAGAACCTGGACAATGACACAGAGACAGACTCCTTGGTGTCTGCCCAGCGGGAGCGACCACGCCGGAGGGACGGTCCAGAGCATG CAACCCGGCTAAATGGAACTACCAAAGGGGAGCGGCGTCGAGAGCCAGGAGGCTATGACAGCTCATCTACCCTTATGAGCAGTGAGCTGGAGACCACCAGCTTCTTCGACTCAGATGAGGATGACTCCACCAGCAG GTTCAGCAGCTCCACAGAACAGAGCAGTGCCTCCCGCCTGATGAGAAGACACAAGCGGCGGCGGAGGAAGCAGAAGGTTTCACGGATTGAGCGG tccTCATCCTTCAGCAGTATCACGGACTCTACCATGTCTCTCAACATCATTACAGTTACTCTCAACATGG AAAAGTATAACTTCTTGGGCATCTCCATTGTGGGCCAAAGCAACGAGCGTGGCGACGGAGGCATCTACATTGGCTCCATTATGAAGGGTGGGGCTGTGGCTGCTGATGGACGCATTGAGCCAGGAGATATGCTGTTACAG GTAAACGAGATCAACTTTGAGAACATGAGTAATGATGATGCAGTCCGGGTACTGCGGGAGATTGTGCACAAACCAGG ACCCATCACTCTGACTGTAGCCAAATGCTGGGACCCAAGTCCACGTGGCTGCTTCACATTGCCCAGGA GTGAGCCCATCCGGCCCATTGACCCTGCAGCCTGGGTCTCCCACACTGCAGCCATGACAGGCACCTTCCCTGCCTACGGCATGAGCCCTTCCCTGAGCACCATCACCTCTACCAGTTCCTCCATCACCAGCTCCATCCCTGACACAGAGC GCCTAGATGACTTCCACCTGTCCATCCACAGTGACATGGCTGCCATCGTAAAAGCCATGGCCTCGCCTGAATCAGGGTTGGAGGTCCGAGATCGCATGTGGCTCAAGATTACCATTCCCAATGCTTTCATCG GCTCAGATGTAGTGGACTGGCTGTACCACAACGTAGAAGGTTTTACTGATCGGCGGGAGGCCCGCAAGTATGCCAGCAACCTGCTGAAAGCCGGCTTCATCCGCCACACTGTCAACAAGATCACCTTCTCTGAACAGTGCTACTACATCTTCGGTGACCTCTGCGGCA ACATGGCCAACCTGTCCCTCCACGACCATGATGGCTCCAGTGGTGCCTCTGACCAGGACACGTTGGCCCCTTTGCCGCACCCGGGGGCCGCCCCTTGGCCCATGGCTTTCCCTTACCAGTACCCACCGCCCCCCCACCCCTACAACCCGCACCCAGGCTTTCCGGAGCTGGGCTACAGCTATGGCGGGGGCAGTGCCAGCAGCCAGCACAGTGAAG GCAGTCGGAGCAGTGGCTCCAATCGCAGCGGCAGCGACCGGCGCAAGGAGAAGGACCCAAAGGCGGGGGACAACAAGTCGGGGGGCAGCGGCAGTGAGTCGGACCACACAACACGCAGCAGCCTGCGGGGTCCACGGGAGCGCGCTCCTAGTGAGCGCTCGGGCCCCACGGCCAGTGAGCACAGCCACCGCAGCCACCACTCGCTGACCAGCAGCCTACGCAGCCACCACACGCACCCTAGCTACGGCCCTCCTGGAGTACCCCCTCTCTATGGCCCCTCCATGCTGATGATGCCCCCGCCGCCAGCCGCCATGGGGCCCCCAGGAGCCCCTCCAGGCCGTGACCTGGCCTCGGTGCCCCCTGAACTGACCGCCAGCAGACAGTCCTTCCGTATGGCCATGGGAAACCCCA CCAAGAATTTCGGGCTGTTTGACTTTCTGTGA